The Pyxidicoccus sp. MSG2 DNA segment TCCTGCGGCGACATCGTGATTCCCATGGCGAACTCCTTCTCCTGTGGGTACTGACGTATCAGGGGCCTCGGCTGTGCATGCTACCCGTAAGCCGCACGCATGCCTGGGCGGTCGGGCGCCAACCATTCCGCCCTGGCAACCCCTCGGATGTTCTACGCTGACGTCTTCTCGGAAAGGTCGGGTGCTCGTCTCATGGGTGGTGGTCGTGTCCTCTCGCCAGTTCTCCTCGTCGGCGCCGGAGCGGGCGAGGCCACGTGCGGCATCCTCTACCTCGCGAGCTACCTGCGGCGCGGCGGTATCGAGGCCTTCGTGCGGCTGTGGGACGGGGACGAGACCGAGGCCGAGGTGGTGCGCTCGTTCGAGCGCCTCGTCACCCGCGTGCGTCCGAAGCTGATCGGCATCAGCCTCAAGTGGTTCCACCATGTGGACCGCGCGCTGCTCATCGCGCGGACCGTGCGCAAGATCGACCCCGGGATTCGCATCGTCGTGGGGGGCAACTCCGCGTCGTACTGGTGGCGGGAACTGCACGCCTACGACTGCATCGACGACGTCGTGCTGGGCGACGGCGAGGTCCCGCTGCTGGCCATCTGCCAGGGTGACTCCGCGCCGCCCAACTGCGTGACGCGGGCCCCTGACGGACGCCCTCGGAGGTTGCCCCTGGCGTACGTGCAGGGCGCGAAGAACACCGAGGACATCTACTACTCGCACTTCAACGAGCTCTTCCTGAGCCAGATCGACCAGCACTCCTTCTCGGGCTGGGTCGCGCCCGGTAAGGGGTGCGGTGAGAACTGCCTCTACTGCGGTGGGGCGCGCGGCAACCAGAAGGCGGCCTTCGGGCGCGCGAAGCCGTTCCTGCGGTCCGAGGAGAGTGTGCGCAGGGACCACCAGGAGATTGCCGGCCGGACCTGGCAGATGCGCTACGACTTCGCCGGAAGCACGGCGGAGTTCCTGGGGAGCACCTGGGCGGGCGTGGACCTCTCGCGCCACCTCTGCACGTACTTCCTGTGGGGTGTGCCCCGGCTCGAGCTCGTTGCCGCGCTGGCGGAGACGTTCCAGCGCATCCACATGGTGATCGACATCGGCTGCTTCTCCGAGCAGCAGCGCCTCGAGCAGATGGGGCGCGGGCTGCTCAAGCCGTGCGCGAAGGACCGGGAGCTGCTCGACGTCATCGAGGCCTGCCGCCGCCATCCGAACCTGGACGTCGAAATCTCCGGCATCGGAGGCCTGCCCTTCGCGAGCAAGGCCACGCTCGCGGAGGAGCTCCGGCTCGTGGAGCGTGTCATCAGCCTCGACTGCGTGGTGGGGTATCAGCGGCTCGAATCGCAACCCGGGGCGCTGGTCACCGAGCACCCCGCGCGGTTCGACATGGTGAGCGAAGCGCGAACGTTCACGGAGTTCCTCGACTACTTCGAGCGGCGCGAGCCAGGCGATGTGTCGGTGCCGATGATTCGCTTCCGGGACGCGGAGCTGGAGGCGGCGGTGCAGCGCAACTCCGACCGCGTGGATGCCCTGGCGTGGGAGCACCGGGACGCGAAGCGGAACCTCGTCGTCAATGGCCGCACGCGGCTGCGGAACACCGCCCCGTGGACGCAGCAGTTCGCGCTGGGTGACTGGTTGGGGAGCCATCGGGCTCCGGCGAAGGTGGCGCAGGAGCAGGTGACGGTCGTGCGCTCGGTGGATGGGACCACGCTGAGCTGCGCCCCGTCGGTCAGCCCGCGCAGGTTCTCGGACCCGACGCTCGCGCAAGGCGAGGACGGTGCCATCCTCCTGGCGGCCCTGGCCGCCTTCGAGCACCCCACGACTGTCGCCAGCGCGGTGTCGCAGCTCGGGGCGAAGGCGAGGCTGGATCCTGGCTCCGCGCGCGAGGTCATCGACCACCTGATGGACGGACGCTTCCTCCAGCCGGCGTAGGCCGGGGCCCCTGGCGGGTGCTACCCTGCGACGCAGGACCGCCATGCAACCAGAGCGTTACGAACTCCTGGACGGCTCGACGCCGGACGTCACACCCCTCGCGGCGGACGTCGGCCGCAAGCAGCCGCTGAGCGCCTTCACCCTCCTGGCCGGAGGTGATGTCTTCGAGGTGCGCGGCGGCCGTCCTCCCGCGGAGGGAGCCACCCGCGCTCGCGCGTACGTGAAGGCGAAGCTGGAGCTCAAGACGTACGGCGCCCCCGCCGCGCAGGTGCAGCGGGTGCAGGACGAAATCACGCGGCAACTCTCCGGCAACCTCCAGCTCATCGCCCGACTGGAAGCCGCGCGCCCGCTCACGCTCGAGCTCATCCCGCCCGGCCATTCCCTGGTGAAGTATGGCTATCCCAGGGCGGTGTCACCGCAGGCCGCGGGGCTGTTCTGGGACCACCCGGACTGGGCCCGGGCGCGCATCGCGCTCCGGCAGGACAAGCTGGACACGGAGCAGTACCTTGTCTTCCACGAGATGGCGCATGCCATCCAGGGGCTCGCCTTCACCCAGGAGGAGAGCGAGCTCGTCTATCGCACGATGCTGCGCACCTACCGCAACCGCGCCGCCATCGACGAGGTCTTCGCCATCTACAGCGAGCGGGAGTTCGTCACGGGCGTCTCGGCCCATGACCTGCGCGCCCCCGGCGTGTACGGCATGGCACGCCAGCGCTGGAACGAAGAGCACCTCTTCACCCGCTTCGTGCGCAACCTCTACTTCCCCTACAAACCCCTGGCGGGAGGCAACGCCGGCACGGCCACCTCCAGCTTCGGAGGGCCGTGACTCCATGTCTGACATCAGGCACCGCACCGTCGAGACGAACGGCATCCACCTCCACCTCGCCGAGGCGGGTGAAGGGCCCCTCGTGTTGCTCCTCCACGGCTGGCCGGAGTCCTGGTACTCGTGGCGCCACCAGCTGTCCGCGCTCGCCGCCGCCGGCTACCACGCCGTGGCACCCGACGTTCGGGGCTACGGTCGGAGCGACAAGCCGTGGGCCGTCGAGGCGTACAGCATGAAGACGCTGCTCGCCGACTTCACGGGCCTGCTCGATGTCCTCGGCGAGAAGACCGCCGTCATCGTCGGCCACGACTGGGGTGCTGCGATGGCGTGGAACAGCGCCGCGCTCCACCCGGACCGCTATCGCGCCGTCGTCGGGATGAGCGTCCCACACCTCGGCCGCCCGCCGATGCCGCCGACGCAGCTCTTCAAGGCGGCGTTCGGGGAGAAGTGGTTCTACATCCTCTACTTCCAGGAGCCCGGCGTCGCCGAGGCGGAGCTCGAAGCGGACATCCCGAGGACGATGCGCACGATTCTTGCCGGTGTCCCCGGCTTCGATACGACGGCCGAGGTCGTGCGCGGCAGGAAGCAGGGCGACGGCTTCCTCACGGGCACCGTCGCTCCTGGCACGCTGCCGGACTGGCTCACGGAGGACGACCTCGCGTACGCCGTGACGGAGCTCACCAGCAGCGGTTTCCGTGGGGGGCTCAATCGCTATCGCAACATGGACCGCGACTGGGAGGAATTGCCCGAGCTCGCGACGGCGAGAATCGAGCAGCCCGCGCTCTTCATCATCGGAGAGCAGGACCCGGGGCGCGCCTTCGCCCCGGTCGACCTGATGAAGCCGTTGGTGCCCAATCTCAAAGAGGTGCGCGTCATCCCCGGCGCGGGCCACTGGATTCAGCAGGAGCGCGCCGCTGAAGTGAACGCCGCGCTGCTGGCCTTCTTGAAACAGCTGC contains these protein-coding regions:
- a CDS encoding cobalamin-dependent protein (Presence of a B(12) (cobalamin)-binding domain implies dependence on cobalamin itself, in one of its several forms, or in some unusual lineages, dependence on a cobalamin-like analog.); translation: MGGGRVLSPVLLVGAGAGEATCGILYLASYLRRGGIEAFVRLWDGDETEAEVVRSFERLVTRVRPKLIGISLKWFHHVDRALLIARTVRKIDPGIRIVVGGNSASYWWRELHAYDCIDDVVLGDGEVPLLAICQGDSAPPNCVTRAPDGRPRRLPLAYVQGAKNTEDIYYSHFNELFLSQIDQHSFSGWVAPGKGCGENCLYCGGARGNQKAAFGRAKPFLRSEESVRRDHQEIAGRTWQMRYDFAGSTAEFLGSTWAGVDLSRHLCTYFLWGVPRLELVAALAETFQRIHMVIDIGCFSEQQRLEQMGRGLLKPCAKDRELLDVIEACRRHPNLDVEISGIGGLPFASKATLAEELRLVERVISLDCVVGYQRLESQPGALVTEHPARFDMVSEARTFTEFLDYFERREPGDVSVPMIRFRDAELEAAVQRNSDRVDALAWEHRDAKRNLVVNGRTRLRNTAPWTQQFALGDWLGSHRAPAKVAQEQVTVVRSVDGTTLSCAPSVSPRRFSDPTLAQGEDGAILLAALAAFEHPTTVASAVSQLGAKARLDPGSAREVIDHLMDGRFLQPA
- a CDS encoding alpha/beta fold hydrolase, translating into MSDIRHRTVETNGIHLHLAEAGEGPLVLLLHGWPESWYSWRHQLSALAAAGYHAVAPDVRGYGRSDKPWAVEAYSMKTLLADFTGLLDVLGEKTAVIVGHDWGAAMAWNSAALHPDRYRAVVGMSVPHLGRPPMPPTQLFKAAFGEKWFYILYFQEPGVAEAELEADIPRTMRTILAGVPGFDTTAEVVRGRKQGDGFLTGTVAPGTLPDWLTEDDLAYAVTELTSSGFRGGLNRYRNMDRDWEELPELATARIEQPALFIIGEQDPGRAFAPVDLMKPLVPNLKEVRVIPGAGHWIQQERAAEVNAALLAFLKQLPA